A DNA window from Sylvia atricapilla isolate bSylAtr1 chromosome 6, bSylAtr1.pri, whole genome shotgun sequence contains the following coding sequences:
- the EXD2 gene encoding exonuclease 3'-5' domain-containing protein 2 isoform X2: protein MSGNGSVIQRVMSMRRCTDPQSHLAASDCMLPVHKRSSLKLSGHDEIPQCRFKRMASSSGLCILVRLPRLVASGQTLPKTLLDIMADSAVLKVGVGCWEDACKLLHDYGLTVKGSMDLRYLAMRQREDLFHNCLSLKSLAEKVLNFPLDKSPHVRCSNWEAEELTQDQVLYAARDAQVSVALFFHLLGFTGLPATSEGENSVPTWEKARGKCQGLVDIPFRGRKSGSTGEEKSGEGRSPQKTKNRKSWVNGQPSGSQQMRDPRRQKRKPLGVGYSARKSPLYDNCFLHAPDGQPLCTCDRKKAQWYLDKGIGELVSTDPFVVKLRFEPSGRPESQVDYYLTVKENLCVVCGKRESYIRKNVVPHEYRRHFPIQMKDHNSHDVLLLCTSCHAISNYYDNQLKQQLAQEFGAPIGSEEGVRLLEDPLRRQVRSGARALLNADSLPDPRRAELLQGIKDFYNTDTVTPEMLQAAAALETRICNESYVPHGLKVVQCCAKGGLRSLMQLERRWRQHFLDSMKPKHLPEQWSVDHNHMKLIQKYGEDLQIKLS from the exons ATGGCTTCTTCCAGCGGCCTCTGCATTCTTGTTCGGTTGCCCAGGCTCGTTGCCAGTGGCCAGACTCTTCCAAAGACCCTGTTGGATATCATGGCAGATAGTGCTGTGTTGAAAGTTGGGGTAGGATGCTGGGAAGATGCTTGCAAATTGCTTCATGATTATGGTCTTACAGTCAAAGGGAGCATGGATCTCCGGTATTTAGCCATGAGACAGCG GGAGGATCTATTTCACAACTGCCTTAGCCTTAAGTCTTTAGCTGAAAAAGTCCTGAACTTCCCGCTTGACAAATCTCCTCATGTGCGTTGCAGCAACTGGGAAGCAGAAGAATTGACACAAGACCAG GTTCTCTATGCTGCTAGGGATGCCCAGGTCTCAGTGGCTCTGTTCTTCCATTTGCTGGGATTTACCGGCCTCCCTGCTACATCTGAAGGTGAAAACTCGGTCCCTACTTGGGAGAAAGCACGGGGTAAATGCCAGGGCTTGGTGGATATCCCATTTAGAGGAAGAAAGAgtggcagcacaggagaggagaagagtGGAGAGGGACGTTCCcctcagaaaacaaagaatcGGAAATCCTGGGTGAATGGCCAGCCCTCTGGCAGTCAGCAAATGAGAGATCCACGGAGGCAGAAGCGAAAGCCTCTGGGTGTGGGATATTCTGCACG AAAATCTCCACTGTATGACAACTGCTTCCTGCATGCACCAGATGGACAGCCCCTGTGCACTTGTGATCGCAAGAAGGCTCAGTGGTATTTGGACAAAGGGATTGGAG AGCTCGTTAGCACAGACCCTTTTGTTGTGAAGCTGCGGTTTGAGCCTTCAGGACGTCCTGAGTCTCAAGTTGATTATTATCTGACAGTCAAAGAAAACCTCTGTGTTGTATGTGGCAAGCGAGAATCCTATATCCG GAAGAATGTTGTTCCTCACGAATACCGAAGACACTTCCCCATCCAGATGAAGGACCACAACTCGCATGACGTGCTCCTACTCTGCACGTCCTGCCACGCCATCTCCAATTACTATGACAaccagctgaagcagcagctggccCAGGAGTTTGGGGCTCCCATCGGCTCCGAGGAGGGCGTGCGTCTCCTGGAGGACCCTCTGCGCAGGCAAGTGCGCTCGGGGGCGCGAGCCCTGCTGAATGCAGACAGCCTGCCTGACCCTcgaagggcagagctgctgcaaggCATCAAGGACTTCTATAACACAGACACAGTCACtccagagatgctccaggcagcagctgctctggaaaccAG GATCTGCAATGAGAGCTACGTGCCACATGGACTGAAGGTGGTGCAGTGTTGTGCTAAAGGAGGCCTGCGCTCTCTTATGCAGCTGGAAAGACGCTGGCGGCAGCATTTCTTGGACAGCATGAAGCCCAAACATCTCCCAGAGCAATGGTCAGTGGACCATAACCATATGAAGTTGATCCAAAAGTATGGGGAGGATCTTCAGATCAAACTGTCATGA
- the EXD2 gene encoding exonuclease 3'-5' domain-containing protein 2 isoform X3, translated as MASSSGLCILVRLPRLVASGQTLPKTLLDIMADSAVLKVGVGCWEDACKLLHDYGLTVKGSMDLRYLAMRQREDLFHNCLSLKSLAEKVLNFPLDKSPHVRCSNWEAEELTQDQVLYAARDAQVSVALFFHLLGFTGLPATSEGENSVPTWEKARGKCQGLVDIPFRGRKSGSTGEEKSGEGRSPQKTKNRKSWVNGQPSGSQQMRDPRRQKRKPLGVGYSARKSPLYDNCFLHAPDGQPLCTCDRKKAQWYLDKGIGELVSTDPFVVKLRFEPSGRPESQVDYYLTVKENLCVVCGKRESYIRKNVVPHEYRRHFPIQMKDHNSHDVLLLCTSCHAISNYYDNQLKQQLAQEFGAPIGSEEGVRLLEDPLRRQVRSGARALLNADSLPDPRRAELLQGIKDFYNTDTVTPEMLQAAAALETRICNESYVPHGLKVVQCCAKGGLRSLMQLERRWRQHFLDSMKPKHLPEQWSVDHNHMKLIQKYGEDLQIKLS; from the exons ATGGCTTCTTCCAGCGGCCTCTGCATTCTTGTTCGGTTGCCCAGGCTCGTTGCCAGTGGCCAGACTCTTCCAAAGACCCTGTTGGATATCATGGCAGATAGTGCTGTGTTGAAAGTTGGGGTAGGATGCTGGGAAGATGCTTGCAAATTGCTTCATGATTATGGTCTTACAGTCAAAGGGAGCATGGATCTCCGGTATTTAGCCATGAGACAGCG GGAGGATCTATTTCACAACTGCCTTAGCCTTAAGTCTTTAGCTGAAAAAGTCCTGAACTTCCCGCTTGACAAATCTCCTCATGTGCGTTGCAGCAACTGGGAAGCAGAAGAATTGACACAAGACCAG GTTCTCTATGCTGCTAGGGATGCCCAGGTCTCAGTGGCTCTGTTCTTCCATTTGCTGGGATTTACCGGCCTCCCTGCTACATCTGAAGGTGAAAACTCGGTCCCTACTTGGGAGAAAGCACGGGGTAAATGCCAGGGCTTGGTGGATATCCCATTTAGAGGAAGAAAGAgtggcagcacaggagaggagaagagtGGAGAGGGACGTTCCcctcagaaaacaaagaatcGGAAATCCTGGGTGAATGGCCAGCCCTCTGGCAGTCAGCAAATGAGAGATCCACGGAGGCAGAAGCGAAAGCCTCTGGGTGTGGGATATTCTGCACG AAAATCTCCACTGTATGACAACTGCTTCCTGCATGCACCAGATGGACAGCCCCTGTGCACTTGTGATCGCAAGAAGGCTCAGTGGTATTTGGACAAAGGGATTGGAG AGCTCGTTAGCACAGACCCTTTTGTTGTGAAGCTGCGGTTTGAGCCTTCAGGACGTCCTGAGTCTCAAGTTGATTATTATCTGACAGTCAAAGAAAACCTCTGTGTTGTATGTGGCAAGCGAGAATCCTATATCCG GAAGAATGTTGTTCCTCACGAATACCGAAGACACTTCCCCATCCAGATGAAGGACCACAACTCGCATGACGTGCTCCTACTCTGCACGTCCTGCCACGCCATCTCCAATTACTATGACAaccagctgaagcagcagctggccCAGGAGTTTGGGGCTCCCATCGGCTCCGAGGAGGGCGTGCGTCTCCTGGAGGACCCTCTGCGCAGGCAAGTGCGCTCGGGGGCGCGAGCCCTGCTGAATGCAGACAGCCTGCCTGACCCTcgaagggcagagctgctgcaaggCATCAAGGACTTCTATAACACAGACACAGTCACtccagagatgctccaggcagcagctgctctggaaaccAG GATCTGCAATGAGAGCTACGTGCCACATGGACTGAAGGTGGTGCAGTGTTGTGCTAAAGGAGGCCTGCGCTCTCTTATGCAGCTGGAAAGACGCTGGCGGCAGCATTTCTTGGACAGCATGAAGCCCAAACATCTCCCAGAGCAATGGTCAGTGGACCATAACCATATGAAGTTGATCCAAAAGTATGGGGAGGATCTTCAGATCAAACTGTCATGA